One Cloacibacillus sp. DNA segment encodes these proteins:
- the rimM gene encoding ribosome maturation factor RimM (Essential for efficient processing of 16S rRNA): MSKKTDASSEGRYEIGKIVGVHGVRGDMLVLPTTDFPERFLEMESMDIQLPGKPMRTYKVCRIAPYEGKNTFFLHLQGIDNREDGEAMKGAVITVDADERVELEEDEYWLDDIIGLTVKEAATGDLLGVITEVIFTGSNDVYVVKTPEGAVKAIPAIGDVVQNVDTGAGTMTVNIPEGLWD, from the coding sequence ATGTCAAAGAAGACTGACGCCTCTTCGGAGGGCAGATATGAGATCGGCAAGATAGTCGGTGTCCACGGGGTGCGCGGCGATATGCTGGTACTTCCGACCACCGATTTTCCGGAACGCTTTCTTGAAATGGAAAGCATGGATATACAGCTTCCCGGAAAGCCGATGCGCACCTATAAGGTGTGCCGCATAGCTCCCTACGAGGGCAAAAACACCTTCTTCCTCCATCTTCAGGGCATTGACAACCGCGAAGACGGCGAGGCGATGAAGGGCGCAGTCATCACAGTAGACGCCGACGAAAGAGTTGAGCTAGAAGAAGATGAATACTGGCTCGACGACATCATAGGACTTACAGTGAAAGAGGCTGCGACTGGGGATCTCCTTGGCGTGATAACCGAGGTCATCTTCACCGGAAGCAACGACGTTTACGTCGTAAAAACTCCGGAAGGCGCGGTAAAGGCAATACCCGCGATTGGCGACGTCGTTCAAAACGTCGACACCGGGGCTGGTACCATGACAGTAAATATTCCGGAGGGACTCTGGGACTGA
- a CDS encoding KH domain-containing protein — translation MADYVDLVDLIVRRLVTKPEEVSVSEERSEAGAILVTIRVASDDIGRVIGKKGSTINAIRHVAKAASIKSGEKVDVDVKED, via the coding sequence ATGGCAGATTATGTCGACCTTGTAGATCTCATAGTACGCAGGCTCGTCACAAAGCCGGAAGAGGTCTCGGTCTCCGAGGAACGTTCCGAGGCCGGGGCGATCCTGGTCACGATCAGGGTTGCCTCTGATGACATAGGCCGCGTAATAGGCAAGAAAGGCTCCACCATCAACGCCATCCGTCACGTTGCGAAAGCAGCTTCAATAAAATCCGGCGAAAAGGTGGATGTTGATGTCAAAGAAGACTGA
- the rpsP gene encoding 30S ribosomal protein S16 gives MSVRIRLSRHGKKKAPFYRLVVTDSHSPRDGRFIEILGTYNPLMEPGEIKIDSERAAYWLSKGASPSDTAKVLLKKAGVIDAPAEAPAAPAAE, from the coding sequence ATGTCAGTTCGTATTCGTCTTTCCCGTCACGGGAAAAAGAAGGCTCCGTTCTACCGTCTGGTAGTGACCGACTCTCATTCACCAAGAGACGGACGTTTCATCGAGATACTCGGAACATATAATCCGCTCATGGAACCCGGAGAGATCAAAATAGACTCAGAGCGCGCGGCATACTGGCTCAGCAAAGGGGCGTCCCCCTCTGATACGGCCAAAGTGCTGCTGAAGAAGGCCGGAGTCATCGACGCGCCCGCAGAGGCTCCCGCAGCCCCCGCAGCGGAATAG